In one window of Octopus bimaculoides isolate UCB-OBI-ISO-001 chromosome 20, ASM119413v2, whole genome shotgun sequence DNA:
- the LOC106876504 gene encoding BTB/POZ domain-containing protein 17 isoform X2: MLHRLFSLYSDPELSDVQLVVGKKVFLVHKLILSMCSDVFKTMLTNPQWPESYKDRIVLKEEPECIQVFQDFMKYIYTGTIHLTHESVLPVLTLADKYGITDLTEVCVDFMCNHCMMTGSSTSAVSWLQYSVMCGHKEVEKSCLQFISMNFQKIISAPDFSAMSVDFLVTFLKSSDLIIHDEHTLFLGLKKWILLQSEKTGHNEESVKQLVLQTIPYIRFPLIRLSQLLAMKQDKFIQRFKAVIDEKINHAIKFHSAKGNDRFILDSVSGESLQYEARNYTSDIWSTELMIENYHDLGEYDVRAAFFSTPISSSDADENCCFDWHVDLYPKGVLFGSCMMIGLQQNFEIESCAYKTVRLSVKAMSKIERHVHITVLTAGMKDGVEYIKRTTSKICFFDEHCLVHNIDYILPYMDLNGSDSKYMTGQNHDTFRIMIIIKPVLRR; this comes from the coding sequence ATGCTGCATCGTTTGTTCTCTTTGTATTCTGACCCTGAACTCAGTGATGTACAACTGGTGGTTGGCAAGAAAGTCTTCCTTGTACACAAACTCATTCTCAGCATGTGTAGTGATGTTTTCAAGACTATGCTGACCAATCCTCAATGGCCAGAATCCTATAAAGACCGTATCGTTCTCAAAGAAGAGCCAGAGTGCATCCAAGTGTTTCAGGacttcatgaaatatatttatacaggtacCATCCATTTAACTCATGAGTCTGTATTACCAGTTCTTACCTTGGCAGACAAATATGGTATTACGGACTTAACTGAAGTCTGTGTAGATTTCATGTGCAATCACTGTATGATGACTGGATCTTCAACTTCTGCAGTATCTTGGCTCCAGTATTCAGTCATGTGTGGCCACAAAGAAGTTGAAAAATCTTGTTTGCAGTTTATTTCTatgaattttcaaaaaattatttcagctCCAGATTTTTCAGCAATGTCTGTAGATTTTCTTGTGACCTTTCTGAAGAGTTCTGACCTGATCATCCATGATGAACATACACTGTTTCTTGGACTTAAGAAATGGATCCTCTTACAGTCAGAAAAAACTGGCCATAATGAGGAATCTGTAAAACAATTGGTGCTTCAAACTATACCGTACATTCGTTTTCCACTCATTCGCCTTTCACAGCTTCTAGCAATGAAGCAGGACAAATTCATTCAAAGATTCAAAGCTGTCATTGATGAAAAAATAAACCATGCCATAAAATTTCATTCTGCAAAAGGAAATGATCGATTTATCCTTGACAGTGTCAGTGGTGAAAGTCTGCAATATGAAGCTCGTAACTACACCAGTGATATTTGGAGCACTGAACTCATGATTGAGAATTATCATGACTTGGGAGAATATGATGTCCGTGCTGCTTTCTTTTCTACACCAATCAGCAGTTCAGATGCTGATGAAAACTGCTGCTTTGACTGGCATGTTGATCTTTATCCAAAGGGTGTACTATTTGGCAGCTGTATGATGATTGGGTTGCAGCAGAACTTTGAAATTGAATCTTGTGCTTATAAAACTGTGCGTCTTTCTGTAAAAGCAATGTCCAAAATAGAGCGTCACGTCCACATTACAGTCCTTACTGCAGGAATGAAAGATGGGGTTGAATACATAAAGAGGACAACTTCCAAAATTTGTTTCTTTGATGAACATTGTTTAGTCCACAACATTGACTATATTTTACCATATATGGACCTTAATGGCTCAGATTCCAAATACATGACAGGGCAGAATCATGATACATTTCgcataatgataattattaaacCTGTCCTCAGAAGatag
- the LOC106876504 gene encoding BTB/POZ domain-containing protein 17 isoform X1: MQCLHIQALADWKRSHVLGQCVKECCACCKDYIEGAPPTKKTWFGLDTGQHVDNFRIMLHRLFSLYSDPELSDVQLVVGKKVFLVHKLILSMCSDVFKTMLTNPQWPESYKDRIVLKEEPECIQVFQDFMKYIYTGTIHLTHESVLPVLTLADKYGITDLTEVCVDFMCNHCMMTGSSTSAVSWLQYSVMCGHKEVEKSCLQFISMNFQKIISAPDFSAMSVDFLVTFLKSSDLIIHDEHTLFLGLKKWILLQSEKTGHNEESVKQLVLQTIPYIRFPLIRLSQLLAMKQDKFIQRFKAVIDEKINHAIKFHSAKGNDRFILDSVSGESLQYEARNYTSDIWSTELMIENYHDLGEYDVRAAFFSTPISSSDADENCCFDWHVDLYPKGVLFGSCMMIGLQQNFEIESCAYKTVRLSVKAMSKIERHVHITVLTAGMKDGVEYIKRTTSKICFFDEHCLVHNIDYILPYMDLNGSDSKYMTGQNHDTFRIMIIIKPVLRR, translated from the coding sequence cATTGGCTGATTGGAAAAGATCTCATGTACTTGGTCAGTGTGTCAAGGAGTGCTGTGCTTGTTGCAAAGACTATATTGAAGGGGCTCCACCTACCAAGAAAACTTGGTTTGGGTTGGACACTGGTCAACATGTGGACAACTTCCGCATCATGCTGCATCGTTTGTTCTCTTTGTATTCTGACCCTGAACTCAGTGATGTACAACTGGTGGTTGGCAAGAAAGTCTTCCTTGTACACAAACTCATTCTCAGCATGTGTAGTGATGTTTTCAAGACTATGCTGACCAATCCTCAATGGCCAGAATCCTATAAAGACCGTATCGTTCTCAAAGAAGAGCCAGAGTGCATCCAAGTGTTTCAGGacttcatgaaatatatttatacaggtacCATCCATTTAACTCATGAGTCTGTATTACCAGTTCTTACCTTGGCAGACAAATATGGTATTACGGACTTAACTGAAGTCTGTGTAGATTTCATGTGCAATCACTGTATGATGACTGGATCTTCAACTTCTGCAGTATCTTGGCTCCAGTATTCAGTCATGTGTGGCCACAAAGAAGTTGAAAAATCTTGTTTGCAGTTTATTTCTatgaattttcaaaaaattatttcagctCCAGATTTTTCAGCAATGTCTGTAGATTTTCTTGTGACCTTTCTGAAGAGTTCTGACCTGATCATCCATGATGAACATACACTGTTTCTTGGACTTAAGAAATGGATCCTCTTACAGTCAGAAAAAACTGGCCATAATGAGGAATCTGTAAAACAATTGGTGCTTCAAACTATACCGTACATTCGTTTTCCACTCATTCGCCTTTCACAGCTTCTAGCAATGAAGCAGGACAAATTCATTCAAAGATTCAAAGCTGTCATTGATGAAAAAATAAACCATGCCATAAAATTTCATTCTGCAAAAGGAAATGATCGATTTATCCTTGACAGTGTCAGTGGTGAAAGTCTGCAATATGAAGCTCGTAACTACACCAGTGATATTTGGAGCACTGAACTCATGATTGAGAATTATCATGACTTGGGAGAATATGATGTCCGTGCTGCTTTCTTTTCTACACCAATCAGCAGTTCAGATGCTGATGAAAACTGCTGCTTTGACTGGCATGTTGATCTTTATCCAAAGGGTGTACTATTTGGCAGCTGTATGATGATTGGGTTGCAGCAGAACTTTGAAATTGAATCTTGTGCTTATAAAACTGTGCGTCTTTCTGTAAAAGCAATGTCCAAAATAGAGCGTCACGTCCACATTACAGTCCTTACTGCAGGAATGAAAGATGGGGTTGAATACATAAAGAGGACAACTTCCAAAATTTGTTTCTTTGATGAACATTGTTTAGTCCACAACATTGACTATATTTTACCATATATGGACCTTAATGGCTCAGATTCCAAATACATGACAGGGCAGAATCATGATACATTTCgcataatgataattattaaacCTGTCCTCAGAAGatag